One genomic window of Pocillopora verrucosa isolate sample1 chromosome 8, ASM3666991v2, whole genome shotgun sequence includes the following:
- the LOC131793164 gene encoding uncharacterized protein — MESESIVTSVNLEQESSKPTNSCKKGEFQVEQTEENIQAAKKQGLSEGTVLCQITEKAKILASRGPQQRTVETMAEPTSFSLGTGHDLVPNERIDPPSQPTENLSSLSNCYSRAGYSVLVSNGSLCESTPEMGLVEMENGTAFHIKVQNNNYYAVEVDVTFSGKFLGVWTLEAQQLYPLVIEGSSWESGKLKYFSKPNETEYGMLDSNGKIELEFKPEAMVLIAKHSRLQKRHEVLLTDFKLATVKDLREEMNRTLWDQLGFITCLIKGGEVLDERKFIRSYSLKNGDIIEVLTCEEPILIESSFRDPFTLWVDPHHDSTESVRGTVASKMNVEDLSFLLDEKHIARRGPLTKIFLQSRKPVLKAIKARDVRINVTVHLPSKEAKRVRVCQFATVDELMRDLNIPTSGALLRVNDEEIQDSTGLKELLDLGIKNGSEVTVTFATEGRSLSSYRNPSHESTQEEWADSESPSPSSHNFDCSAEFNPLQYIPEEMYGISGHFNNLEWIEEDKSFCGCYQLDTRRKRFTKDKLKSVTLVVQLCSKRSVTQMLHSYEPPVHFDST; from the exons ATGGAAAGTGAAAGTATCGTCACTTCAGTCAATTTAG AGCAAGAGAGTTCAAAACCAACAAACTCCTGTAAGAAAGGTGAGTTTCAAGTGGAACAGACTGAGGAAAACATCCAAGCAGCAAAGAAACAGGGATTATCAGAGGGAACCGTGCTCTGTCAGATTACAGAGAAGGCTAAAATCTTAGCATCTAGGGGTCCCCAGCAACGCACTGTTGAAACTATGGCGGAACCCACTTCATTCTCTCTAGGGACTGGCCATG ATTTGGTGCCCAATGAGAGAATTGATCCACCCTCACAACCAACAGAAAACTTGTCTTCTCTTTCCAACTGTTACAGTAGGGCAGGTTATTCAGTGCTGGTTAGTAATGGAAGTCTCTGTGAAAGTACACCTGAGATGGGCCTAGTTGAGATGGAAAATGGAACTGCATTTCACATTAAAGtacaaaataacaattattatg CTGTGGAGGTGGACGTTACATTTAGTGGCAAGTTCCTTGGTGTTTGGACTCTTGAAGCTCAGCAGTTATATCCACTGGTCATTGAAGGTTCTTCTTGGGAGAGTGGCAAGCTAAAATATTTTAGCAAGCCAAATGAAACTGAGTATGGGATGCTTGATTCAAATGGGAAAATAGAATTGGAATTTAAGCCTGAGGCAATGGTGCTAATTGCTAAGCATTCACGATTGCAGAAAAGACACGAAGTATTGTTGACTGATTTCAAGTTGGCAACTGTCAAGGATCTCAGAGAGGAGATGAACCGAACACTGTGGGACCAGCTCGGGTTTATAACTTGTTTGATTAAAGGTGGAGAAGTTCTTGATGAACGGAAGTTCATAAG ATCGTACTCTTTAAAGAATGGTGACATTATTGAAGTCCTTACCTGTGAGGAGCCAATATTGATAGAGTCCAGTTTCAGGGATCCCTTTACTCTTTGGGTTGATCCTCATCATGATTCCACTGAGTCAGTGAGAGGAACAGTAGCTTCAAAGATGAATGTCGAAGACCTTTCCTTTCTGCTAGATGAGAAACATATTGCAAGGAGAGGCCCCCTGACCAAAATCTTCTTACAATCAAGAAAGCCAGTTTTAAAGGCCATAAAAGCTCGTGATGTACGCATAAATGTGACTGTGCACCTCCCCAGTaaggaagcaaagagagttAGAGTCTGCCAGTTTGCAACTGTAGATGAACTCATGAGAGATCTCAATATACCAACCTCTGGTGCCTTGCTAAGGGTCAATGATGAAGAGATTCAAGACAGCACAGGTCTGAAAGAGCTCTTAGACCTTGGCATAAAAAATGGATCAGAGGTGACAGTGACCTTTGCCACAGAAGGCAGATCATTGAGTTCTTACAG aAACCCAAGCCATGAATCAACCCAAGAAGAATGGGCTGACAGTGAATCTCCTTCTCCATCATCACACAACTTTGATTGCTCAGCTG aatttaaccctttacaataTATTCCAGAGGAAATGTATGGAATTTCAGGTCACTTCAACAACCtg GAATGGATAGAAGAGGATAAGTCTTTTTGTGGCTGTTATCAACTGGACACTAGGAGAAAAAGATTCACAAAAGATAAATTGAAGTCTGTCACCCTGGTTGTTCAACTGTGCTCTAAAAG ATCTGTGACGCAAATGCTGCACTCGTATGAGCCTCCTGTTCACTTTGATTCGACTTGA
- the LOC131793154 gene encoding fatty acid synthase-like has product MVQQQLADIVVAGMACRLPESDNAEEFWSHLMNKEDMVTEDDRRWVPGLHGLPKRGGKLKDIKHFDATFFGVHAKQAHRMDPQLRILLELTYEALIDAGIDPQTVRNSRTGVFVGASGSEAFEAFSANTEDIVGYGMTGCSRSMFANRVSFTFDFKGPSFVLDTACSSSLLAMDCAVQAIRSGSCDAAIVGGVSLTLKPNTSVDFLKLNMLSPDGACKSFDVSGNGYCRSEGCVAIYLTKRSVARRIYAHVVNSKTNSDGYKTQGVTYPSGALQKQLLDQVYQEANINPADVVYVEAHGTGTKAGDPEELNSLTSVFCDKRAPETGPLLIGSVKSNMGHPEPASGLCGVTKVLLAMQHGILPPNLHFNSPNPDIPGLLDGRLKVVTEPLPWKGGIVGINSFGFGGSNVHVILKSPDAPKPKISSKPTLPIVVPASGRTEEGVKKMLQFARENIANKDLLALLTEVSSTPLNTFSHRGYTIVGSESNVEEVLKVQSNRRPIWYVFSGMGTQWSGMGEKLMQIPTFSESIHKTAEILKEFGVDLVKIITKSDDKTYTKTINSFVGLASIQIALVDCLKALGITPDGIVGHSVGELGCAYADGSFTAKEVILAAYWRGRCVQEAKLPPGAMAAVGLTWAEAKKRCPEGVRPACHNAEDTVTISGDAIAVNKFVQELKEEGTFAKEVNTSGVAFHSRYMALIAPMLKESLMKFIVPKKRSPRWISTSIPEDRWDTKLAKYSSADYHVNNLVSPVLFQEALGKVPADAVVIEIAPHCLLQAILKRSLSPQSVNIPLMKRNHPNNLEFFLTGLGRLYAGGINFDPTLITTTKASFPVHVSTPSIAPHMGWDHSQEWDVPTMSSFQFSSSGGTATSCNFEIDISPSSVDKYLEGHCIDGRVLFPATGYLVLAWKTLAKSAGLLLEHTSVAFEDVTIHRATILPKTGSVTLTVHLMPASNKFNVSEGDSLAVSGKIFMPESPVLSEDFKADPPLEEEVHLTADCIYKELRLRSYDYGPTFQGILGANSSGTNGELKWTGEWISFLDTMLQLSVLRLPGRGLRLPTRVRSLRIDPSIHLERAKEGTCEVKVDPKMDMVVAGGVELKGLHATVAPKRQDGQVPVLEKFAFVPYVDGPMPKSSTLEGVSKESFFDVIQNGPLLKVMLDTVIENKVGPNLKISEVGAAEGKVFSRAVSLLSLHPMVQLNYTATDKNEELLGTITELAPEDLVEVCTWDISKQPPGAVNKSDLIIASNLIHMTSDLSNALENIKSALSPRGFVLLHEVTANLEAARAIFGKNGFTPSGQEQKYFLTDQQWVKTLQGVGLNVVSMKRIGSVSSLLLCRLTNASEEKPVFIDVDETFEFLPNLQTAMASGDKSPIWLRSFTASPTGIVGMTNCLRQELGGEKIRCLFASPDEKAKVMEHFESLVKLDLVMNLFQGGKFGSYRHVLLEDSPSASEETEHAYVNVLTRGDLSSLRWIASHLKYSPRTQGTTELCSVNYTSLNFRDIMLATGKLPPDALPGDLAHQDCILGMEFSGRNQKSERIMGLLPAQALATTVMADQRFTWKVPETWTLLQAASVPVVYSTAYYALIVRANLRPGESVLIHSGSGGVGQAAISICLKMGCEVFTTVGTKEKREYLMATFLDLKPQNIGNSRDLSFEQMVMHRTNGRGVHVVLNSLAEEKLQASLRCLARHGRFLEIGKYDLSNNTPLGLALFLKNVSFHGILLDAIFEEDNPEWIEVSKLFTEGIKSGAVRPLKTTVFDRDEIEPAFRFMAQGKHIGKVVIQVKPEDETKSVVKLMAHARSMCDPRKSYVVTGGLGGFGLELAHWLVERGARNLVLTSRRGIRTGYQARRIKVWQEMGVKVLSLTDDVGTKEGAACILRKACELGPLGGIFHLAVVLRDGLLENQTIEAFQAVNKPKYHGTIYLDQMTRQKDIAEELHWFVVFSSVSSGRGNAGQSNYGFANSAMERVCEDRVKKGLPGVAIQWGAIGDVGLIQDTMGGSNETVIGGTLPQRMSSCLAVLDRFLSQTHPVMSSYILASKITSKGDKGSGSDLVGAVAHILGVKDVSTIKPDTTLADLGLDSLMGVEVRQTLERDFDIQMTMKDVRLLTVNKMRELTSGDAPEESEKGKIIEETEVYLPEIGKQSLVQMNDVKNGQKPLFIIHNINGTVEPLRTLANNLSFPVIGLQYSLTSPKDSIQSLSASYIKCIREIIPQGPYRLAGYSFGASVAIEMALQLEKTNEVESLILLDGSHTYVAAHTVWHRNRLSLQPKGSWEPRAVAEGLSALALQYAPVDKAKLLEVLQKETIIDKQIQLTADVISEANSALAKESVVRFITSFMALLRMGEEYKPASRLHGNVHLVRAKTVNEMGRGLGDDLSLREVCSGQLSVSWVEGDHETFLQNESSMEVANIVTKALRS; this is encoded by the exons ATGGTCCAACAGCAACTAGCTGACATTGTGGTGGCAGGCATGGCTTGCAGACTTCCAGAGTCAGACAATGCAGAGGAGTTCTGGTCACATCTGATGAACAAGGAGGATATGGTGACAGAGGATGACCGACGCTGGGTGCCTGGACTTCATGGCCTGCCAAAACGTGGTGGAAAACTCAAAGACATAAAACACTTTGATGCAACCTTCTTTGGTGTTCATGCAAAGCAAGCTCATAGAATGGATCCTCAGTTAAGAATCTTACTCGAATTAACATATGAAGCATTGATTGATGCTGGCATTGATCCCCAGACAGTTCGTAATTCCAGGACTGGTGTCTTTGTTGGTGCCAGTGGCTCTGAAGCTTTTGAAGCTTTCAGTGCAAACACTGAAGACATTGTTGGCTATGGTATGACTGGTTGTTCACGTTCAATGTTTGCCAATCGTGTGTCTTTCACATTTGACTTCAAAGGACCAAGCTTTGTTTTAGACACTGCTTGCTCCTCGTCACTGCTTGCTATGGACTGTGCAGTACAAGCAATCAGATCAGGAAGTTGTGATGCTGCTATTGTGGGTGGCGTGAGTCTTACATTGAAGCCCAACACTTCAGTGGACTTCTTAAAGCTCAACATGTTGTCCCCTGATGGTGCATGTAAATCATTTGATGTGAGTGGTAATGGGTATTGTCGTTCTGAGGGTTGTGTTGCCATTTACCTGACCAAGAGATCTGTGGCCAGGAGGATTTATGCTCATGTTGTTAATTCAAAAACCAATTCTGATGGCTACAAGACACAAG GTGTAACCTACCCAAGTGGAGCTCTTCAGAAGCAACTGCTGGACCAGGTGTATCAAGAAGCCAACATTAACCCGGCAGATGTTGTTTATGTTGAAGCACATGGTACAGGTACCAAGGCTGGTGATCCCGAGGAGCTGAACTCACTCACATCTGTCTTTTGTGACAAACGTGCACCTGAAACAGGACCTCTTCTTATTGGGTCAGTTAAATCCAACATGGGGCATCCTGAACCAGCATCAGGATTGTGCGGAGTGACCAAGGTGTTGCTTGCTATGCAACATGGCATCCTACCACCCAACTTACATTTCAACTCGCCAAACCCAGACATTCCAGGTCTTCTTGATGGTAGACTGAAG GTTGTGACAGAACCCTTGCCTTGGAAAGGTGGCATTGTTGGAATCAATTCATTTGGATTTGGGGGATCCAATGTTCACGTTATCTTGAAGTCACCAGATGCACCTAAACCTAAAATATCTTCAAAGCCCACTCTTCCAATAGTAGTCCCTGCATCAGGAAGAACAGAAGAGGGAGTGAAGAAAATGCTGCAGTTTGCAAGAGAGAATATTGCAAATAAAGATCTTTTGGCCTTGTTAACAGAGGTTTCATCCACACCCTTGAATACTTTCTCACATAGAGGCTACACAATTGTTGGAAGTGAGAGCAATGTTGAAGAAGTCCTCAAGGTACAGTCCAATCGGCGTCCAATATGGTATGTGTTCTCTGGCATGGGCACTCAGTGGTCTGGCATGGGAGAGAAGTTGATGCAGATTCCAACATTCAGTGAATCTATCCACAAGACTGCTGAGATTTTGAAGGAGTTTGGAGTTGACCTTGTCAAGATTATTACAAAGAGTGATGATAAGACATACACCAAAACCATCAACTCTTTTGTGGGACTAGCATCCATTCAGATTGCCTTGGTTGATTGCTTGAAAGCTTTGg GAATAACCCCAGATGGAATAGTTGGGCACAGTGTAGGAGAGCTTGGCTGTGCATATGCTGATGGAAGTTTTACTGCCAAGGAAGTAATTTTGGCTGCTTATTGGAGAG gTCGTTGTGTCCAGGAGGCTAAACTTCCTCCAGGAGCTATGGCTGCAGTGGGTCTAACCTGGGCAGAAGCCAAGAAGAGGTGTCCTGAAGGTGTGCGACCAGCCTGCCACAATGCTGAGGACACTGTCACCATCTCTGGTGATGCTATAGCTGTCAACAAATTTGTGCAGGAGTTAAAGGAGGAAGGAACCTTTGCGAAGGAAGTGAACACATCTGGTGTTGCATTCCATTCCAGGTATATGGCTCTTATTGCCCCTATGCTCAAAGAGTCATTGATGAAGTTCATTGTACCAAAGAAGAGATCACCACGCTGGATAAGTACATCTATTCCTGAAGACAGGTGGGACACCAAGTTGGCAAAATATTCCTCTGCAGATTACCATGTGAACAACCTGGTAAGCCCAGTTCTATTCCAAGAGGCACTAGGAAAGGTTCCAGCGGATGCTGTTGTCATTGAGATCGCTCCACATTGCCTTCTTCAGGCCATTCTCAAGAGATCTCTCAGCCCACAGTCAGTTAACATCCCTTTAATGAAAAGGAATCATCCAAACAACTTGGAGTTCTTTTTGACAGGCCTCGGCAGACTTTATGCGGGTGGAATTAACTTTGATCCAACCTTGATTACCACAACCAAGGCATCTTTTCCTGTCCATGTCTCAACTCCTTCTATTGCTCCTCACATGGGATGGGACCATTCCCAGGAATGGGATGTTCCCACCATGAGCAGCTTTCAGTTCAGTAGCAGTGGTGGAACAGCAACATCATGCAATTTTGAGATTGACATATCACCGTCATCAGTAGACAAGTACCTTGAAGGACATTGTATTGATGGTCGAGTCCTTTTCCCTGCCACAGGTTACTTGGTCCTGGCATGGAAGACCCTTGCCAAATCTGCTGGGCTTCTTCTGGAACACACTTCAGTCGCCTTTGAAGATGTAACTATCCACAGGGCTACCATTCTCCCAAAGACTGGCTCGGTGACTCTAACTGTTCATCTTATGCCAGCTTCCAACAAGTTCAATGTGTCTGAAGGAGACAGCCTAGCAGTGTCTGGCAAAATCTTTATGCCAGAATCGCCTGTATTGAGTGAAGACTTTAAGGCAGACCCTCCACTTGAAGAAGAGGTGCACTTGACAGCAGACTGCATTTACAAGGAGCTTAGGCTACGTAGTTATGATTACGGACCCACTTTTCAAGGAATTTTAGGAGCAAACAGTTCAG GCACAAATGGTGAACTCAAGTGGACTGGAGAGTGGATATCATTCCTGGACACCATGCTTCAATTATCAGTTCTGAGACTTCCTGGACGAGGATTGAGGCTGCCTACCAGAGTACGATCACTACGCATTGACCCATCCATCCACCTGGAGAGAGCAAAAGAAGGCACTTGTGAGGTAAAGGTTGATCCAAAGATGGACATGGTTGTGGCTGGTGGTGTAGAACTCAAAG GTCTTCATGCGACCGTAGCACCTAAAAGACAAGATGGGCAAGTTCCTGTCTTAGAAAAGTTCGCATTCGTGCCATATGTTGATGGTCCAATGCCCAAAAGCTCAACTTTGGAAGGTGTCAGTAAAGAAAGCTTCTTTGATGTTATACAAAATGGTCCTCTCTTGAAAGTCATGTTGGACACTGTCATCGAGAACAAGGTTGGTCCCAATTTGAAAATCAGCGAAGTAGGTGCAGCTGAAGGGAAAGTCTTCTCGCGTGCTGTGTCTTTGTTAAGTCTACATCCTATGGTTCAACTAAACTATACAGCCACAGACAAGAATGAAGAACTCTTGGGTACCATTACCGAACTGGCCCCAGAGGACTTGGTTGAGGTTTGCACTTGGGATATTTCTAAGCAACCGCCAGGTGCTGTGAACAAGAGTGATCTTATCATCGCCTCAAATCTGATCCATATGACATCGGACCTTTCTAATGCGTTGGAGAACATCAAGTCTGCCCTCAGCCCGCGAGGTTTTGTTCTGCTGCATGAAGTTACAGCTAATCTGGAGGCAGCACGTGCTATTTTTGGAAAGAACGGTTTCACTCCAAGTGGACAAGAACAGAAGTACTTCCTTACGGATCAACAGTGGGTGAAAACTTTGCAAGGTGTTGGACTCAATGTAGTGTCAATGAAAAGGATCGGCTCCGTGTCAAGTCTCCTTCTATGTAGGCTGACGAATGCCTCTGAGGAGAAACCTGTCTTCATCGACGTGGATGAAACATTCGAGTTTTTGCCCAACCTTCAAACTGCTATGGCGTCTGGTGACAAGTCACCCATATGGCTTCGTTCATTCACCGCGTCCCCCACAGGAATAGTGGGCATGACAAATTGCTTGCGACAGGAGTTGGGTGGAGAGAAGATCCGCTGTCTCTTCGCCAGCCCTGATGAGAAGGCCAAAGTGATGGAACACTTTGAGTCTTTGGTTAAGTTAGATTTGGTCATGAACTTGTTCCAAGGTGGCAAATTCGGCTCCTATAG ACATGTTCTTCTCGAGGATTCGCCCAGCGCTAGTGAAGAAACAGAGCACGCATATGTGAATGTACTGACACGTGGAGATCTCTCTTCACTGCGATGGATTGCCTCTCATCTGAAGTATTCCCCAAGAACTCAAGGAACCACAGAACTTTGTTCAGTCAACTACACTTCCTTAAACTTCCGTGACATTATGCTTGCTACAGGTAAATTGCCACCGGATGCCCTTCCTGGAGACCTAGCACATCAGGATTGTATCCTGGGAATGGAGTTTTCTGGTAGAAATCAGAAGAGCGAGAGGATCATGGGATTGCTACCGGCGCAGGCCTTAGCAACTACAGTCATGGCAGATCAGCGGTTTACTTGGAAG GTACCTGAAACCTGGACCCTTTTGCAAGCAGCTTCTGTTCCAGTAGTTTACTCTACAGCCTACTACGCTTTGATTGTCCGCGCAAATCTCAGGCCAGGGGAATCTGTCCTCATCCACTCCGGATCAGGGGGAGTTGGTCAGGCAGCCATCTCCATCTGTCTTAAAATGGGTTGTGAAGTGTTCACGACAGTAGGGACGAAAGAGAAGAGGGAATACCTTATGGCGACCTTCCTTGATCTGAAACCACAGAACATCGGCAACTCTCGAGACTTATCTTTTGAACAAATG GTGATGCACAGAACTAATGGGCGTGGCGTGCACGTTGTGCTCAATTCGCTGGCCGAGGAAAAGCTGCAAGCTAGTTTACGATGCTTGGCGCGACATGGCCGTTTCCTCGAAATTGGAAAATATGACTTGTCAAACAACACTCCTCTGGGCTTGGCTTTGTTTCTTAAAAACGTTTCCTTCCACGGAATCCTGTTGGATGCTATTTTTGAAGAGGACAACCCGGAGTGGATTgaagtttcaaaactttttacagaAGGAATTAAGTCAG GTGCAGTACGACCTTTGAAAACCACAGTGTTCGACCGCGACGAAATTGAGCCCGCCTTCCGTTTCATGGCTCAGGGCAAACACATTGGAAAGGTAGTCATTCAAGTCAAACCAGAAGACGAGACCAAATCAGTGGTCAAACTTATGGCGCATGCGCGCAGCATGTGCGACCCGCGTAAGAGTTATGTAGTCACCGGAGGCCTGGGTGGCTTTGGTCTGGAACTTGCGCATTGGCTGGTTGAGAGAGGTGCACGTAATCTGGTTCTGACAAGTCGCAGAG GTATCCGTACCGGTTACCAGGCTCGTCGCATTAAAGTATGGCAGGAAATGGGTGTGAAAGTACTTTCACTCACGGATGATGTTGGCACAAAAGAAGGCGCGGCTTGTATCTTGAGAAAGGCTTGCGAACTCGGCCCCTTGGGAGGAATCTTCCATTTGGCAGTGGTACTGAGGGATGGTTTGCTCGAGAATCAAACCATCGAGGCATTCCAGGCGGTCAACAAACCTAAGTATCATGGCACAATATACCTTGATCAGATGACTCGACAGAAGGATATTGCTGAGGAGCTTCATTGGTTCGTGGTGTTCTCATCCGTGTCCAGTGGGCGCGGTAATGCTGGCCAGAGCAACTACGGCTTTGCCAACTCAGCTATGGAGAGAGTCTGTGAAGATCGTGTGAAGAAAGGTCTCCCTGGAGTCGCGATTCAGTGGGGTGCTATTGGAGACGTGGGCCTTATTCAG GATACCATGGGTGGCTCAAATGAGACTGTCATTGGTGGTACTCTTCCACAGCGTATGAGTAGCTGCTTAGCTGTGCTGGACAGATTCTTATCGCAGACTCATCCAGTGATGTCATCGTACATTTTAGCATCCAAGATAACGAGCAAGGGAGATAAGGGGTCTGGATCCGACCTGGTTGGAGCTGTAGCACATATTCTTGGAGTGAAAGATGTTTCTACAATTAAGCCTGACACGACCTTAGCTGACCTTG GCCTTGATtctctcatgggagttgaagtcCGCCAGACCTTGGAACGAGACTTTGACATTCAAATGACTATGAAAGACGTGCGGCTGCTGACGGTGAATAAAATGCGGGAGCTTACCAGCGGTGATGCACCCGAGGAATCTGAGAAAGGAAAGATCATTGAAGAAACCGAAGTTTACCTTCCAGAGATTGGCAAACAATCATTGGTGCAAATGAATGATGTAAAAAATGGACAGAAACCGCTTTTTATAATCCACAATATCAATGGCACAGTGGAGCCGTTGCGTACCCTGGCTAACAATCTTTCTTTCCCCGTGATCGGCCTGCAGTACTCCTTGACGTCCCCCAAGGATTCGATCCAGTCTCTTTCGGCCAGCTATATTAAATGCATCCGGGAGATTATCCCTCAGGGCCCTTACCGCTTGGCTGGTTACTCGTTTGGGGCGTCAGTGGCAATAGAAATGGCATTGCAACTGGAAAAGACAAACGAGGTAGAGAGCTTAATCTTATTGGATGGATCACACACCTATGTTGCAGCACATACAGTGTGGCATAGAAACAGGTTGTCCCTTCAACCCAAAGGATCTTGGGAACCAAGGGCTGTGGCAGAAGGCCTGAGTGCCCTAGCACTGCAGTACGCACCTGTTGACAAAGCCAAACTCCTAGAAGTTCTTCAGAAAGAAACCATCAttgacaaacaaattcaattaaCAGCTGACGTTATATCTGAAGCGAATTCAGCGTTAGCCAAAGAGAGTGTTGTCAGGTTCATCACGAGTTTTATGGCTTTGTTGCGCATGGGCGAAGAATACAAGCCGGCTTCGCGACTCCATGGCAACGTACATCTTGTTCGCGCCAAAACTGTAAACGAGATGGGCAGGGGTCTTGGTGACGACTTAAGTCTGCGCGAGGTGTGCAGTGGTCAGTTGAGCGTGAGCTGGGTCGAGGGTGATCACGAGACGTTCCTTCAGAACGAGAGCAGCATGGAAGTCGCAAACATCGTAACTAAGGCTTTGAGAAGTTGA